Sequence from the Pseudomonas sp. 7SR1 genome:
GGGCCAGGTGCTGGACCGCCAGCCGTTGCCCGATTCCCTGCAGGCACCACTGGGCAGCCTGTGGAAGCTGTTCGTCTACGCCTGGCTGGTGGACACCCATGCACAGGAACCGGCCTACGAGTGCCGCGGCCAGTCCAAGGAAGAAGTGTATTGCTGCAGCGCCGGGAAGAGCATCGGTCGCGACCAGGCCCTGGTGAAGTCCTGTGGGCTGTATTTCGAGCCGCAGCGGCTCGGGCTGGGGGCCACGGACTGGCGCGACTACTGGCAGGCTCGCCAGGCGCCGTCCTGGCTGCTGGACCTGCCCGCCCTGCAACCGCAAAAGCAGGTGCCCGTCGTCGAGCTGCTCAAGGCGCTGGCCACGTTGCCGGCCCAGGACCAGGCCCGTCGGGTGCTGCTGGATGTGGTGCTCAACGCCTCGGATGGCCGGCTTGTCGGTCAATTGGGCAGTCGCCTGCGGGTCAAGACCTGGAGTTGGCTCGGCGAGCAGGGGCCGGCATCGCGCCAGGGTGGCTTCGCCGGTTGGCTGGCCGATGGGACGCCCGTATGGGCCGGGGGGCGGGGCACCAGCCAGCAGGTCCTGAAGGTGTTCGGTGACGGGCTGGCCGCGGCGCTGCCGGTGCGTTGGCCGGCCGAAACGGGACGTTGCGTGGAAGTGGGCCTGTTTGCCCGCTACCCGTTGCAGCGTGTCATGTCGGGTGATCGGCCGGTCGCGCCGGGTCAATTGCGCGGTGATTACCGCGTCGAGTTCGCCAACGGCAACCAGTTGGATATCCATAGCGACGGTGAGCTGTTCCTGACGCCCGGCAAGCTGGTGGCGCGGCTGGACCGGGAGGAATACGTCGCCCGGGTCCTGCAGCGCGAAGCCAAGGCCGAACCCTCCGAAGCGGCCAAGGCCCTGGCCGTGGCGATTCGCACCTACCTGTTGCAGAACGCCCAGCGCAACGGCGATTGCCTGAGCATCGACGACAGCAGCCATCGGCAACGGGTCGCCCCGCGCCCGGCGACGGCCGAAACCCGGTCGATCGCCGCCTGGACCAACGACCTGGTCCTGGCCGGCACCGATGTGACCTATCACTCCGACCAGCCAGGTCCGGACAAGCTGTCCTGGCAGCAGGCGGTGGAACAAGCCAGCGCCGGGCAGCGCTACGACGCCATCCTGCTGCATGCCTATCCACGCGCCAGCCTCAGTCGCTGGGACAATCCGGTGGCGTCCTGCGAAGCGTTGCCGGCTGCCCAGCAATGGCTGCTCAAGCAGCGTCGAGGCTGGCGTCCTCGGCTGGAAAGCGAAGTGGGCTACAACGAAATCAGCGCTTTGGCAGTATGCCGTCTCGCCTTCGGCCGGCCTTATGTCGACCGCGAGCGCCAGCGCATCTACGTTCGGGGCGTGCTATCGCTCCAGGACCGCCTCGACCTGACTCATGAATACCTGCACCTGGCCTTCGAAGCTCATCCCAACGGCCAGGACGAAAACTATATCGAAGGGCTCGCCCGTCACCTCTTGCTGGAATAGACCATGACACTCCGTTATCCACAGGTCTTGCTGTTGCTCTGCGCCATGACCGCGTTGCCCCTGGCCGTTGCCGCTGACGGCATCAAACTCGACACCCCGGTCGGCGGCTGGCGCAGCGGCGCACCGGGCGGCGAGGATGAAAACTTCAGCCAGACCGTCAACTACCCGGCCTCGTCGGTCAATACGCCCCAGGGCCAGGCCGGCACGGCCCGCATTACCGGCCAGATCAAGGCCATGCCCAAGGACACGAGCGAGCCGGGCAAACTCATCGTCAACGGCGTGAGCCTGCCGTTGAAGCTCGATCCAGAGGGGCGCTTCGACCGGCCATTCTCGTTTCCCAACGGCACCAACAGCGTCGAAGTGCGCAGTCCCGATGGCCAGCATCGTCACCGCACCCAGTTCCTCAACACCAGTGGCGGCGCCACGCCGGCCAAGCTGCGGGTCTTGCTGACCTGGGACAGCGACGGCACCGACCTGGACCTGCACCTGCTCACGCCCGACGGTGCCCACATCTGGTACGGCGACCGGGTCGCTCCCAACGGTGCCGCGCTCGACGTCGACGTCACCACCGGCTACGGCCCGGAGATCTTCGCCATGCCGGCACCGATCAAGGGGCAGTACCAGGTCTACGTCAACTACTACGGCGGCGGTTATCGCAACGAGGAAAGCGATGAAGACGCAGAATCAGTCGAGCAGGCAAAACAAGCCCTGACCACGGCGCAGATCACCGTGATCACGGAAGAGGGCACGCCGAGCGAAAAAATGGAGACGTTCGTGGTCCCGATGCGGGCGCCGGGGGAGTTGACCCTGGTGAAAAGTTTTAGTTATCCGTGAGGAGAATTGGCCAACAGCTGTTGGACAATCGTGGGTGGTAGACAGGCAGGAGACTGTCACCGCCTGTCGCCTTCCCTGAATTCCCAACCCCCCTTCCAGTCGATTCCAGAGAGCCCATAAAAAACCGAAACAAACGCCCCACCCCGCGAAAGGAGGCCATCCATGCGCATCCATCACCTGAACTGCGGCTGCATGTGCCCGGTGGGCGGGGCGTTGTTCGATGGCTACAGTCGTGGGCTGACGGCGTGCCTGGTGTGTCACTGCCTGTTGGTCGAAACAGACACCAACGGCCTGATCCTGGTGGACACCGGATTCGGCCAGCGGGATATCCAGACCCCCGAGCGGCTGAGCCGATTCTTTCGCACGTTCAACAACATCCGGTTCGAGCATCGGCTCACGGCGCTGGAACAGATCCGACGCCTGGGTTTCGACGCCCACGATGTGCGACACATTCTCTTGACTCACCTGGATTTTGACCACGCCGGCGGGCTCCAGGATTTTCCCCAGGCGCGGGTGCATGTGATGCGCGACGAGATGGCGGTGGCCCGCTCCGCGAAGACCTGGATCGGTCGGCGTCGGTTCCAGGCCAGGCAGTGGCAGGGTGTGGACAGTTGGGAGTTCTACACCACGGAAGGCGACACCTGGTTTGGCTTCGACTCGGTGCGGGCGCTGATCGGGGCGGAAGAAGAGGATATTTTCCTGGTGCCGTTGCAGGGCCATACGGCCGGTCACGCCGGGATCGCCCTGCGCACCCCCGGCGGCTGGATGCTTCACGCCGGCGATGCGTATTTCTTCCACGATGAAGTCCATCAACCCGAACGCCATTGTCCGCCGGGCATGCGGTTTTATCAGTACATGATGGACACGGACCGTCCGGCACGCCTGCATAACCAGAGTCGTTTGCGGGAACTGGCGTTGTCCCGGGATCATCAACCTGTCGAGATCTTTTGCAGCCACGACGCCCGGGAGTGGGAACGAGCCGTGGCCCGAGCGCGCAAGCTGCGGGTCGACTCCAGTGCTATGCCGTCGGCCACGGGCAAGCAGTCAACCTGACGCTGGCCTGATGTTGCCGAACAGCTGCTTTCCCTTCGCCCACTTTCAGTGGGCTTTTTTCAGGTCCACCAATACCGGACCAGATGAAAGAAGATCGGTGCCGCGAAACACACCGAGTCCAGTCGGTCGAGCATGCCGCCGTGGCCTTCGATCATATGGCCCCAATCCTTCACCCCGCGGTCGCGCTTGATCGCCGACATCACGATGCCCCCGGCAAACCCCAGCAGGTTGATCAGCAAGGCGATGAGGAACGACTGCCAGGGGTTGAACGGCGTGATCCACCACAGCGCGCCGCCGATCAGCGAGGCCAGCAGGATGCCGCCGGCAAAGCCCTCCACGGTCTTCGAAGGCGACAGGTTCGGTGCGATCTTGCGCTTGCCGAACAACTTGCCGCACACGTACTGCAACACATCCGACAGCTGCACCACGATCACCAGGTACGCGATCAGCAACAGGTTGCGGCCCTCGAAACCGGCGATGTCCAGGGTCAGCAAGGCCGGGACGAAGGAGATGCAGAACACCGCGATCATCAATCCCCACTGCACCTTCGAAGCACGCTCCAGGAAGTGCGTACTGTCGCCGCCCAGGGACGCCAGGATCGGCAGCAGCAGGAACACATACACCGGGATGAAGATGGAGAACAATCCGTACCAGTCGTAGTAGATCAGCAGGTATTGCAGCGGCAGCGCCAGGTAGAACGCGGCCACCAGGGCCGGGTAATCGCTGCGTCGGGTGGGCGTCAGGGTCAGGAATTCCCGCAGGGCGTAGAACGACACTGCGTAGAACAGCAGGATGACCGCCGCATTGCCGAGCCAGAACGCGATGCCGATCACCAGCACCATGATCCACCAGGCATTGATTCGCGCGTTGAGGTTATCGATGACCGAGTTCGGTGCGCCCTTGGTCCGCAGTTTGAGGATGAAGCCGATCACGGACGCCAGCACCAGAATCGCGCCGATTCCGCCAAACAACATCAGGGTGTATCGATCCATGTCAGACGTGCTCCGGGGCCAGTGCCAGCAGTGCGGCGCGGCTGCGTTCAAGAAATTGCTCTTTGCTTTCGCCTTCTTCGATGCACAGCGGTGCACCGAAACTGGTGGTGCATAACAGGGGCAAAGGCAGCACCCGGCCCTTGGGCATGACACGGTTGAGGTTGGCGATCCATACCGGGATCACTTCGACCTCGGGATGGCTTTTCATCAGGTGATAGATCCCGCTCTTGAAGGGCAGCAGGCCTTCGTCTGGGTTGCGCGTGCCCTCGGGGAAGATGATCAGCGAGTCGCCGTTGTGCAGGGCATCGAGCATCGGTTGCAGCGGGTTGTACCCGGGATCCTTGCGCTCCCGGTCCACCAGCACGCCATTGAACACCCGGTTGATGATGTAGCGGCGCAGCGGGCTGGTCTGCCAATAGTCGGCACCGGCCACCGGGCGAGTGAGCTTGCGCAGTGCCGGCGGCAGGGACGCCCAGAGCAGCACGAAATCGCCATGGCTGCTGTGGTTGGCGAAATAGATCCGCTGCACCGGCCGCGGCGCGCAACCGAGCCACAGGCTGCGGGCGCCCGTGACCATGCGGGCGGCGGAGGTGATGAGGTTGGCGACCACGGGTTCGAACATGAGGATTCCTTATCCTGAAAAGGCTAGCCAGGGACTGGCCAGGATGAAGCCCAGCGTCAAGACAACTTGTGCCCCCAGCAGGCGCGACTGTCGACGCAACAGCATCAACGCGCCTCGTTGGCGTTCGCTCCACAGGCGGCCGGCGCGTTCGGCCGGCTGCAGGCCCAGGGCGGTGAGGGCCTGATCCAGGGCGAAGGTGCGCTCGGCCAGCGAATGGGCGCTGTCGGCCATGCGCTGGAACAGATCGGCATCGAATGCCACGCGCAGCGCCCAGTATTTTTCCAGCAAGCCGAGGACGATCAATGTGGCACTCAACAGCAGCAACCATGGGTCGATCACGCCCACCAGCCATTGCCCGAACCCCAGCAGCGCCGCCAGCAGCGTCAGCCCGGTGGACAGCTGGTCCAGGGCGTGACCGCGGCGCAACAGGCTCGCGACGGTATGCAGTTCCATGTCGCTGATCATCGCTGGTGCTCCTCGGCCAGTTGCGTCAACACCCGGCGGTGGGTCGGATGCAGTACGACGCCCGGGCGGGCCCGTTGGACTTGCCCGATGGCGTCATCGACACTCGCCGCCCGGCCACTGTGCAGCAGCCACGCGGCCACGGCGGTGGCGCTGCGTGAATAGCCCAGGGCGCAGCAGACCAGCACCGGCCCGTATGGGCGCAGGTTCTCGATCGCCTGCGCCGCTTCCAGGCATTGCCCGGCTGTCGGCACCGTCAAGTCGAGCACCGGCAATGAGCGATAGGCGATGCCAGTGCTGTCCACGGACAGTTCGGCGCAGAGGTCGAGCACGCCGCCGAACGGGCTGCCCTTCAATTCCGCCGACGTAGGCACGCGCCCCAGCCAGACGCCATCCGTGACCTGATCCGGCTGCGGATGCTGGCGTGTCCACCAACGGGAATTGACCCAGGCGGCTGCCAGGTAGGGGGCCAGCATCCAGCGTACGGCGGGGTTCAGCCGGCCATCGGCACGCTTCTGGAACCCGTCGGCGCCGAACAGCAGGTAATTGAGCGCCACCCAAAGCAGCGCCACCGCCGGCCAGACCAGCCACAGCCAGGCGCCGGCGAAGGCAAACGCCGGAATGAACATCGCTGCCGCGCCCAAGGCATAACGCAAGGCCAGTCGCAGGCGTGCGCGGTCATGGCTCAGGCGCGCGCTTCGCAACGGGCTGGGCCGATCCAGCGGCCACAGCCAGACACACAGCCAGCCGGCCAGCGCGCCGGTGGGAACGTCGATGAAATGATGCTGGTAAGTGGTCAGCACCGACACGCCGATCAAGGCGAACCAGCCGTGCATCAGCCAGCGCCAGATACCTTGCAGATGGCGCTGGTAGCAAACCCAGAGGATGACCAGCAACGCGATGTGCAGCGAGGGCGCCTGGTTGAATGGCTTGTCGAAACCGGCCAGCACGTCGAACAGCCAACCGAACACCCCATCCATCTCCGGTCGGGCAAAGGTGAAGCGCAGCGGCCAGAGCAGGAAGCAACTGACCGCGATCGCCTGGGCCGTGAGCAGGCGCAAGGCGTGTCGCTTGAGGGCCTCGCGGCTGTTGGGCAGCAGCAGGGACAAGCCATACAGCAGGTCGATCGACCAGTACGGCACGATGGTCCAGGCCATGAACGGCATGTGGCTTTCCCAGCCGAACACCAGGCTGCCGACATCGTCGCGCTGGGACGTGACCCAGGTGGCGAAGCCGTAGGTGCTGAAGAACAGCGGGGCCAGCAACAGCAGCCAGAACACCGCCGGCTTCAGCAGCGCCGGCTCCCGGGCGGGGGCGATGACAGCGCTCATCACTGCACTCGCTGGGCCAGCGAAACGCTGAAGATGCCCCACGCATCGACCCGCAGGGTGATCTTGCGAAAGCCTGCAGCCTCCACCAGTTGGTCCATTTCCGCCTGGCTGCGCCGACGCATCACCCACGCCTGCCCGGCGCGGTGGCTGGTGAGGGCGCGGGCAATGAGCTCCAGCTGCGGGTGCCACGGCTGGCCGGTGTAGATCAGGAACCCCCCCGGTTCCACCGCTTCGGCCAGGCCCGCGAGGGAGCCGCCGACCATCTGGTTATCGGCGAACAGCTCGTACAGGCCGGACACCACCGCGAGGGTCGGCTTGGGCTCCAGGGCCGCCAGGTCCTGGCGATCGAAAGCATCGCCTTTGACGAAACGGGCGATGTGTCCCAGGCCTTTTTCCTGGATCAGTGCGCTGCCATCACGCACGTTGATGTCGCTGTAGTCCCGCAGCAGGATCGACTCCGGCAACGGGCTGACACCCTGCAGCGCTTCGAGAATGTAGCGGCCGTGGCCGGCGGCGATATCGACGATGCGCACCTCGCGCTGCTCTTCGCGCAGCTTGCCCATGGCCAGGCGCAACAGTTCTTCCACGTGCAGCTTGCGCTGGCGGATGCCACGCCAGCCGATGGAATCCAGGTAGTTCCGGTCGATCAGCCGCCCCAGCGCCGAAGTACCGGTGGCGCGGTTGCGGTAGACATAATCCAGGGTGCTGCCGGAGTCGAAACCGGTGTCGAAGCCCAGCTTCACGCCGGCTGACAGGGTGCTGCCCAGGCGCATGCTGGCGCGGGTCATGCGCCAGTACAGGTCGCGCGGCGAATTGTGCGGCAGCGGCGTTGCCAGGGATTCGGCTTCGGCGCAGGTCGCGCCCAGGCGGTCGGCATCCAGCAGGGAAGGGCGCTCCAGGGGGCGTTCGAAATTCTGCAGGATAAAGCGCCGGGCGCTGGCAATGGCCGGTGCGCGGTGCTTCTCCCCCAGGGTGTCGTGGAAGAAACCCGGCAGGATGTGCTTCTCTTTCTGCAGGCTGCCCAGTCGCTCGAAGAACTGCTCCTGGGGTTTGCGGTGCACCACGAAGTCGGAACCGGAGATCAGCAACTGCGTCGGCACCAGGATCGCCTGGGCATCGGCCACCACCCGCTCGGCGGCTTCGTACAGGCCCAGCAGCACATTGACCGAGATGGCCTTGGTGATCAGCGGATCGCTGTCGTAGGACGCCACGCGTTGCGGGTCATGGCTGAGGAATTTCGCCTTGACGTAGCTGTTGACGAAGAAATTGCCGCGAAACCTGCGCATCAGCGCCAGGCCCGGACGGGCGAAAGGCACGTAGAGCTTCACCTTGAACGCCGGCGATGCCAGCACCAGCGAACGGATGCGCGGTGCATAGTCATGGACCCAGGTCGCGGCGATCACCGCGCCGACGCTTTGCGCCACCACGGCGATGTTCTGTTCGTCGATCTGGTGCTGCGCGCCGATGTGGTCGCAGAACGTCTGTACATCCCGCGCACTGGTGGCAAAGCTCGGGCTGTCGCCCCGCTCGCCAGGGGACTGGCCATGGCCCCGGGCGTCCCAGGCAAAAAAGTCGAAGCCGGGCAGGTCCAGTTCGTCCACCAGGTGCGCGATGCGCCCGGAGTGTTCGTGGCCACGGTGAAACAGCAGCACGGCCTGGCGGGGTTCGCCCGGGGCCACGTCGACGGCCGGCCAGTGTCGGTAGAACAGCTCCACGCCGTCATGGGTGGTGAATGTCCGGTGTTGGGCTTCGCGCATTGCAAGATCCTTTATGCTGAGGGAGCGTTTTCCTTCACTTGGTCCAGGCCATGACGCACCCGGTTGACCAAGGTATAAACCAGCAGGGCGGCAACCACCGCCATCACACCATCGACCCAGGGAGCCCCGAGCCAACCCAGGGCGATGCCAGTCGCCAGCACGCCCAGCACGAAGGCCCGGTCACTCTTGCCCATCGGCCCGTCGTAGCGTCGCGAAGCCCCGACCATCGGCCCCAGCACACCGGCGTATTCGCTGAACAACGCCAACAGCGTGACCGACAACACGAGCAACAGGCTGGCATCGGGAATCAGGGCGAAAGGCAGGATCAGGGCAGCGTCGGCGATGATATCGCATAGCTCGTTGAGGTAGGCGCCCAGATGCGATTGTTGGCCGAACTCCCGGGCGAGCATGCCATCCACGGCGTTCAAGGCCATGCGCAGGAACATCCAGGCTGGCACCAATACGAACACCCAGGGGTGCTGGGCGAACCCGGCGACGATCGCGCCGACCAGCACTGAAACGGCACCTGCCAGCACAGTGACCTGGTTGGCGGTGACGCCCTTGTCGTAGAGCCGTTGGACCATGGGCCGCAGCAGGTTCTGGAAGGCGGGTTTGAGTTGGTAGATCGAGGGCATCGCGATGGTCTCGGGACGTTGGCGGACGTGATGAATGCAGGTGCGAGATTACGACAGGTCATGGCCTGGCTGGTGGGGTATTTCTCCAGATTGGGCTCAGGTCTACATCTTGCCGTGAAAGGCCTGGCTGGTCTCGCGTGCCGGGGAGCACGAGGGACCGTCCCCATGGCCGCCACGCTGGCCGTGGCGTCATAGCTGCCCGGCGACTTCGACGATCAATTCCCTGAACCATTGCTGCGCCGGATGGGACTCGCTGCGCCTGTGCCAGATCAGGTCGAAGGTCATCGGCGGCAGCGTCACCGGTGGCGGGAACATCACCAGCTTATGGCTGCCGGCCGCGCTCATCGCCACTCTTCGCATCACCGTGGCGGTCAGCCGGGTACGGGCGATCAGCGAGGGGACGGCGAACATCTGCGGCAATGTCAGGGCGAGCTCCCGCTGTTTTCCTTGCTGGGCGAGAGCCTGGTCCACCACGCCGTACAAGTCTTGCTCGGGAGACACCAGGACATGGCGCAGCGCCAGGTAAGCCTTGAGGGTCATGGCGCGGCGGGCAACCGGATGGTCATGGGCCACGATGGTGACGAATTCGTCCCTGAGCACGGTTCGATTCAGGATCCTCGCCGCAGCCTGGGTCGGCGGCACGCCCACCGCCGCGTCGATCAGGCCGTTGTCCAGCATGTCGACGGTATGGTCGCGGTCGTTGAACGCATGGACATTCACCCAAACCCCCGGCGCCTGTTCGGCGAGGGCCTGCAACAGGGCGGGCAGGAGCACATAGGCCGGGTAGTCCGACAGGCCGAGCTTGAATACCGCGCGAGCCTCGGCAGGGTTGAACGCGGGGCGCTCCACCAGTGCCACCTGCAACTGATGCAACGCCTGGGCGATCGGCACCGCCAGTTCCCGGGCCCTGGGTGTCGGCAACAGACCGTCGGCGCTGCGGGCAAACAGCGGATCGCCCCACAGTTTGCGAAGCCTGGCCAGGGCCGCGCTCATCGCCGGCTGACTGACCCCCACCCGAGCCGCGGCCCGCGTGACGTTGCGCTCGGTCATCAGTGCGTCGAATGCCACCAGGAGGTTCAAATCGATGCCATGAAAATCCATGAATCAAATAAACATCCATATCGGTTATTTGTTAGACGGATCGTATCCCGCCCTCGCACTATCTCGCTACCCCACCTGGCCACAGCGAGAAACCGATGAATATCTCCAGCATCAGCCTTGCCGACCAACTGCGCGCCGAGCGCCTGGCGGTCGAAACGTTCTACCGCGCGTTCAGCGACAAACAACCGGATCTGGTCGACGAAGTGCTGGCCCCGCACTGGGACGACATCCCGTTGGCGCCGGGGCAGGCCCCCGGCCCTGAAGGCATCAAGACCATCATCCGCAGCGTTGTCCAGGCGTTCCCCGATGTGCGGATCGTTATCCACGACGTGGTCCAGGAGCCTGGAAAAATGGCCGTGCGCGCGCAAATCAGCGGCACCCATGACGGTGAGCTTTTCGGCATCGCCGCCACCGGCAGGCAAGTCAGTTTCCCCATCCATGAATTCCACCGCTTCCACGACGCGAAGCTGACGACGACATGGCACCTGGAAGACTGGTTCGGCGTGTTCATCCAGCTTGGCCGGTTCCCCACCCAGGCCTGAAGAGGAGTCTGCCAAATGAAGAGCGCTTTGATTCACGAGTTCGGTAGCCCGGATGTGCTGGTCGCTGGTGAAGCGACCCTGCGAACCCCTCAACCCGAGGAAGTCGTCGTCAGCGTCGAGGCCGCCAGCGTCAACCCGCTGGACGTCAAGATCATCGCCGGCTACATGCAGCCGATCTTTCCCGTGACGTTTCCCTATGCGCCAGGCACGGATTTCAGTGGCGTGATCGAATCGGTGGGCGAGCGGGTGAGGCACCTGAAGGCCGGCGACCGGGTCGTCGGCCGCACCACCCCCAGCCACGGTGGGGCCTTCGCGCAGCAGCTGGTCATCGCCGCCGCCGAGCTTTGCGTCATTCCCGCGTCGATGGGTTTCGAACAGGCCGCCGCCTTACCAACGGCCTATGGCACCGCCGCGCAGGCGCTGTTCGACGTCGGCAAGTTGCAGCCAGGGCAGCGGGTCCTGATCCATGCCGGGGCCGGGGGCGTGGGCAGCATGGCCATCCAGCTGGCCCAGCTTGCCGGCTGCCATGTGATCGCAACCGCATCGGCGAAGAACATCGAGCTGGTGAAAAGCCTGGGCGCCGACGAGGTCATCGACTACCGGAGCCAGACCCTTGAAGGTGTGCGGGATATCGACCTGGTGCTCGATACCCTGGGCGGCGAGACGCTCGAAGAGTCCTGGCAGGTGCTGCGCCCCGGGGGACACATCTCGACCCTGGTGGAGTTCAACATCCAGGGGCGGGACGGCTGCACAGGCGAATTCGTCTTCTTCGCCAGCGCAGTGCCGTTCCTTCCCGAGGCGGTCAGGCAGTTCAGTGCGGGCCGGCTGCAAATCATCATCGACTCGAGCTTTACCTTGTCCGACACCCGCGCGGCGCTGGAGAAGGTCGCCACCGCCCACGCGCGGGGCAAGGTGCTGATTCGTCCGGGTACCTGAGCGGTCAGGCCTGGGCCACCGTTTGTCGATGCATCGAGCGAAGGTCGTCGAGGTAGTCAGCCTCCAGGCCTTCCAGGGCAGCGCACCGCGTGACCAAGTCGCGGCGACGGACCTTGCCGGTGATCTGCGCCATCGCCATCAAGCCCTTGAGCACACCGGCCTCCTGGGCAAACCGCTGGACCCGTTCGAGGGTCGCCTCGGGTACGCCGGTCATCGACAGGTAGCGGGCAAAGCAATTGCGCGAGCCAGCCAGGAGCGTGAACACGTCATGCAGCGCGCGAAACTTGGTCGTGTCGCAGGCCAGGGGGTTGTCCAGCAGCGTTTCGAGGTGGCCGTAGAACCAGGGTTCCACCTTGAAGCCGTCCAGGAACGCCTGATGGCGCTGGCGGAATGAACGCTCGACACTGTGTCGTGGCGGTGTCCACTCCAGGCAGAACATGCGGCGACTGCCCTCGTTCTGGAAGAACTGGTCGATCACTTCCTGGGGGTAGCGGTATTCGCACAGCACACTGGCGGCATTGTCATCGACGATGTCCCAGGTGCCGTCGGCATGGGCCTGGCGCAGCACGACAACGTGCTGGGCATGTGAGCTGCGGTATTCGGGACAGTGTGCAAAGTAATACACGTCCCCCGACAGGAAGGCGCAACCGTAGGCCTGGATCTGCTGGTGGATGACCGGCAGCAGCTCATCCAGGTGTTCGGCCTTGCGCTCATGAAAACGTACGCCCAGCAGCGCCAGGTCGTCGTCGGCGAAATAGCCGCTTTGCAGCGCGT
This genomic interval carries:
- a CDS encoding bifunctional alpha/beta hydrolase/class I SAM-dependent methyltransferase, with the protein product MREAQHRTFTTHDGVELFYRHWPAVDVAPGEPRQAVLLFHRGHEHSGRIAHLVDELDLPGFDFFAWDARGHGQSPGERGDSPSFATSARDVQTFCDHIGAQHQIDEQNIAVVAQSVGAVIAATWVHDYAPRIRSLVLASPAFKVKLYVPFARPGLALMRRFRGNFFVNSYVKAKFLSHDPQRVASYDSDPLITKAISVNVLLGLYEAAERVVADAQAILVPTQLLISGSDFVVHRKPQEQFFERLGSLQKEKHILPGFFHDTLGEKHRAPAIASARRFILQNFERPLERPSLLDADRLGATCAEAESLATPLPHNSPRDLYWRMTRASMRLGSTLSAGVKLGFDTGFDSGSTLDYVYRNRATGTSALGRLIDRNYLDSIGWRGIRQRKLHVEELLRLAMGKLREEQREVRIVDIAAGHGRYILEALQGVSPLPESILLRDYSDINVRDGSALIQEKGLGHIARFVKGDAFDRQDLAALEPKPTLAVVSGLYELFADNQMVGGSLAGLAEAVEPGGFLIYTGQPWHPQLELIARALTSHRAGQAWVMRRRSQAEMDQLVEAAGFRKITLRVDAWGIFSVSLAQRVQ
- a CDS encoding DUF2300 domain-containing protein — its product is MRGLLVGWLLCLIPALATAQDEPLRLAFDGQLLRVGQGQVLDRQPLPDSLQAPLGSLWKLFVYAWLVDTHAQEPAYECRGQSKEEVYCCSAGKSIGRDQALVKSCGLYFEPQRLGLGATDWRDYWQARQAPSWLLDLPALQPQKQVPVVELLKALATLPAQDQARRVLLDVVLNASDGRLVGQLGSRLRVKTWSWLGEQGPASRQGGFAGWLADGTPVWAGGRGTSQQVLKVFGDGLAAALPVRWPAETGRCVEVGLFARYPLQRVMSGDRPVAPGQLRGDYRVEFANGNQLDIHSDGELFLTPGKLVARLDREEYVARVLQREAKAEPSEAAKALAVAIRTYLLQNAQRNGDCLSIDDSSHRQRVAPRPATAETRSIAAWTNDLVLAGTDVTYHSDQPGPDKLSWQQAVEQASAGQRYDAILLHAYPRASLSRWDNPVASCEALPAAQQWLLKQRRGWRPRLESEVGYNEISALAVCRLAFGRPYVDRERQRIYVRGVLSLQDRLDLTHEYLHLAFEAHPNGQDENYIEGLARHLLLE
- a CDS encoding phosphatase PAP2/dual specificity phosphatase family protein, with translation MSAVIAPAREPALLKPAVFWLLLLAPLFFSTYGFATWVTSQRDDVGSLVFGWESHMPFMAWTIVPYWSIDLLYGLSLLLPNSREALKRHALRLLTAQAIAVSCFLLWPLRFTFARPEMDGVFGWLFDVLAGFDKPFNQAPSLHIALLVILWVCYQRHLQGIWRWLMHGWFALIGVSVLTTYQHHFIDVPTGALAGWLCVWLWPLDRPSPLRSARLSHDRARLRLALRYALGAAAMFIPAFAFAGAWLWLVWPAVALLWVALNYLLFGADGFQKRADGRLNPAVRWMLAPYLAAAWVNSRWWTRQHPQPDQVTDGVWLGRVPTSAELKGSPFGGVLDLCAELSVDSTGIAYRSLPVLDLTVPTAGQCLEAAQAIENLRPYGPVLVCCALGYSRSATAVAAWLLHSGRAASVDDAIGQVQRARPGVVLHPTHRRVLTQLAEEHQR
- a CDS encoding phosphatidate cytidylyltransferase; translation: MDRYTLMLFGGIGAILVLASVIGFILKLRTKGAPNSVIDNLNARINAWWIMVLVIGIAFWLGNAAVILLFYAVSFYALREFLTLTPTRRSDYPALVAAFYLALPLQYLLIYYDWYGLFSIFIPVYVFLLLPILASLGGDSTHFLERASKVQWGLMIAVFCISFVPALLTLDIAGFEGRNLLLIAYLVIVVQLSDVLQYVCGKLFGKRKIAPNLSPSKTVEGFAGGILLASLIGGALWWITPFNPWQSFLIALLINLLGFAGGIVMSAIKRDRGVKDWGHMIEGHGGMLDRLDSVCFAAPIFFHLVRYWWT
- a CDS encoding YfaP family protein, which encodes MTLRYPQVLLLLCAMTALPLAVAADGIKLDTPVGGWRSGAPGGEDENFSQTVNYPASSVNTPQGQAGTARITGQIKAMPKDTSEPGKLIVNGVSLPLKLDPEGRFDRPFSFPNGTNSVEVRSPDGQHRHRTQFLNTSGGATPAKLRVLLTWDSDGTDLDLHLLTPDGAHIWYGDRVAPNGAALDVDVTTGYGPEIFAMPAPIKGQYQVYVNYYGGGYRNEESDEDAESVEQAKQALTTAQITVITEEGTPSEKMETFVVPMRAPGELTLVKSFSYP
- a CDS encoding CDP-alcohol phosphatidyltransferase family protein; its protein translation is MPSIYQLKPAFQNLLRPMVQRLYDKGVTANQVTVLAGAVSVLVGAIVAGFAQHPWVFVLVPAWMFLRMALNAVDGMLAREFGQQSHLGAYLNELCDIIADAALILPFALIPDASLLLVLSVTLLALFSEYAGVLGPMVGASRRYDGPMGKSDRAFVLGVLATGIALGWLGAPWVDGVMAVVAALLVYTLVNRVRHGLDQVKENAPSA
- a CDS encoding MBL fold metallo-hydrolase, producing MRIHHLNCGCMCPVGGALFDGYSRGLTACLVCHCLLVETDTNGLILVDTGFGQRDIQTPERLSRFFRTFNNIRFEHRLTALEQIRRLGFDAHDVRHILLTHLDFDHAGGLQDFPQARVHVMRDEMAVARSAKTWIGRRRFQARQWQGVDSWEFYTTEGDTWFGFDSVRALIGAEEEDIFLVPLQGHTAGHAGIALRTPGGWMLHAGDAYFFHDEVHQPERHCPPGMRFYQYMMDTDRPARLHNQSRLRELALSRDHQPVEIFCSHDAREWERAVARARKLRVDSSAMPSATGKQST
- a CDS encoding lysophospholipid acyltransferase family protein, producing MFEPVVANLITSAARMVTGARSLWLGCAPRPVQRIYFANHSSHGDFVLLWASLPPALRKLTRPVAGADYWQTSPLRRYIINRVFNGVLVDRERKDPGYNPLQPMLDALHNGDSLIIFPEGTRNPDEGLLPFKSGIYHLMKSHPEVEVIPVWIANLNRVMPKGRVLPLPLLCTTSFGAPLCIEEGESKEQFLERSRAALLALAPEHV